In Glandiceps talaboti chromosome 14, keGlaTala1.1, whole genome shotgun sequence, a single genomic region encodes these proteins:
- the LOC144445215 gene encoding regulator of MON1-CCZ1 complex-like — MAEDESYYVELSPNPTRFEPVSKVTNVFFDEVNKQVFAVRSGGATGVVVKGPDDKTINFRMEDKGDVISIKLSYDMKVLAVQRSQKTVEFINFIEGKNTNEYSQSCKGKTTKIIGFNWTNLNEIVFITDHGIEFYQVIPEKKTLKSLKTVNISVNWFVFLPESSLLLLSSTTLGNVLQPFYFKGGTLLRLPKFEVDLPVIPKPPKLCLLERDVTMSNIYGQVYIIVLRHQQRGHANMGAEVVLYQLQKESPAKKTDVLRLNMSGRFALNVVDNLIVVHHQASKTTMIFDIKLGGESHDGYVTYHLPVLAPLPIKPFKLKITGLHVPTHTQTTEISCELYSPNWIVFQPDIVIDAKLGCLWHVHLKLEPLVTMIPDKTRLIDFLLLRSECKMVILSVCKQALVPGHQCNLTTISMVFDKLNQVYRNYLEMESQAGQAELGVRSRKRSQAVVDQADMYTHVFSVFVDNKDVKHKFIVAVLMEYIRSLNQFQIPVQHYLYELVINTLVQNNFFYQLHQFLQYHVLSDSKPLACLMLSLESVYTPAHQLALDMLKRLSTANEEIVEVLLSKHQVLTALRFIRSVGQIDTVSARKFLEAAVNTEDKMLFYTVFKFFEERNLRLRGHARFVPGEHCEQYVRHFESEFGSESLMVSMATA; from the exons ATGGCGGAGGACGAAAGTTACTACGTCGAGTTGAGTCCAAATCCGACTCGATTTGAGCCCGTCAGCAAGGTGACAAACGTTTTCTTTGATGAAGTTAACAAACAG GTCTTTGCTGTCAGGTCTGGTGGTGCCACTGGTGTTGTAGTGAAAGGTCCAGATGATAAGACCATTAATTTTAG GATGGAAGACAAAGGAGATGTGATCTCAATAAAGTTGTCATATGATATGAAAGTGTTAGCAGTGCAGCGATCTCAGAAGACAGTGGAGTTTATTAATTTTATAGAGGGAAAGAACACAAATGAGTACTCACAAAGCTGCAAg GGTAAAACCACAAAGATAATAGGCTTTAATTGGACAAATCTCAATGAAATAGTATTTATAACTGACCATGGTATAGAATTTTATCAG GTTATTCCAGAAAAGAAAACTTTGAAATCCCTGAAGACTGTCAACATTAGTGTGAACTGGTTTGTTTTCTTG CCAGAAAGTTCTCTGTTGTTGCTATCATCTACAACGCTAGGCAATGTACTACAGCCATTCTACTTCAAG GGCGGTACATTGTTGAGACTTCCCAAGTTTGAGGTTGATTTACCCGTCATACCCAAACCCCCAAAACTATGTCTGCTGGAGAGAGATGTAACCATGTCAAACAT ATATGGTcaagtatatattatagtgCTAAGACATCAACAGCGAGGACATGCCAACATGGGTGCAGAAGTAGTGCTTTATCAACTACAAAA AGAATCACCAGCCAAGAAAACTGATGTACTGAGATTAAATATGAGTGGTAGATTTGCTTTGAATGTAGTG GATAATCTCATAGTTGTACATCACCAAGCATCAAAg ACAACAATGATCTTTGACATCAAACTTGGTGGAGAGTCCCATGATGGCTATGTGACCTATCACCTGCCTGTTTTAGCACCATTACCTATCAAACCATTCAAACTAAAAATTACAGGACTTCATGTTCCAACACATACACAGACTACAGAGATCTCCTGTGAACTAT ATTCACCCAATTGGATAGTTTTCCAACCAGATATAGTAATTGATGCCAAGTTAGGATGTCTATGGCATGTACATTTAAAGTTAGAACCCCTTGTCACAATGATTCCAGACAAG ACACGGTTGATAGATTTTCTCCTTCTGAGGAGTGAGTGTAAGATGGTGATCCTGTCTGTTTGTAAACAGGCCTTGGTACCTGGTCATCAATGTAATCTGACTACAATCTCTATGGTATTTGATAAACTAAACCAAGTCTACAGGAATTACTTAGAGATGGAGTCACAAGCTGGACAG GCTGAGCTAGGTGTAAGAAGTAGAAAACGAAGTCAGGCAGTCGTAGACCAAGCAgatatgtatacacatgtattctCAGTATTTGTAGACAATAAG GATGTCAAACATAAATTCATCGTAGCAGTTCTGATGGAATACATTAGATCACTAAATCAGTTTCAAATACCTGTACAG CATTATCTATACGAGTTAGTCATCAACACTTTGGtccaaaacaactttttttatcaGCTTCATCAGTTTTTACAATATCATGTTTTGAGTGATTCCAAACCATTGGCATGTCTGATGTTATCATTAGAAAGTGTCTATACACCAGCACATCAACTTGCACTTGATATGCTCAAA AGACTTTCAACAGCCAATGAAGAGATAGTTGAAGTTCTATTATCCAAACACCAGGTGTTGACAGCACTTAGATTTATCCGCAGTGTTGGACAGATTGACACGGTGTCAGCCAGGAAGTTCTTAGAAGCTGCAGTCAACACAGAAGACAAAATGCTCTTCTACACTGTTTTTAAATTCTTTGAAGAGAGGAATCTCAGGTTGAGGGGTCACGCTAGATTTGTACCAG GAGAACATTGTGAGCAGTATGTCAGACATTTTGAAAGTGAGTTTGGAAGTGAAAGCCtaatggtttccatggcaactgcCTGA
- the LOC144445217 gene encoding ankyrin repeat domain-containing protein 61-like, protein MGGNLTSHWRPIFRGQPILTRSQLEIQTRREDGEKLQEIYQCILSRDYTKIAEILRRGIYLDQVVYIPTFSLQPTPFGARAHMTPVFVLHAAATFHLYDIVNLLLRHGASPNLKDVTGQTALHMGISIRSSGNPDGSFDHHWEQTRKTVEALCAYGADVNARDVILRTPLHKAAKSGSAEMVTILINRGAEVDMKDCDGVTPLMLAAEVGTVKAMKVLMKHGADVFATSRDNMTMLHYCAMHTHTIIGYKSKLPTFSMLVTEFPKLNVNACDVVSRTPLHIAAHFRDHSAVRYLLRRGADPSIQASNGRTALFDFLDTVFHRLYRVQNSETLIAFLDDMVSPGRLIDNNGQTPTCFHRDSYHNNTKFTETIKEILMPEHRTPQPLAFLCRAKIKRQLGINKHRTGVYDLPLPESLKKYLMCPTANRLVCEVLEISVPELKAKYPDLFKV, encoded by the exons ATGGGTGGCAATCTGACAAGTCACTGGAGGCCGATATTTCGGGGACAGCCAATTCTAACCAGGTCTCAGCTAGAAATTCAAACACGACGCGAAGATGGAGAAAAATTACAAGAAATATATCAATGTATCTTGTCAAGAGATTATACAAAGATAGCTGAAATTCTGAGGAGAGGTATATATCTCGATCAAGTGGTCTACATTCCGACCTTTTCTCTCCAGCCAACCCCATTCGGTGCCCGGGCTCACATGACACCTGTATTTGTGTTGCACGCCGCTGCAACTTTCCATTTGTACGACATAGTGAATCTATTGCTACGACATGGTGCTAGTCCGAACTTGAAAGATGTCACCGGACAGACAGCACTCCATATGGGTATATCTATTCGTTCGTCGGGAAATCCAGACGGGTCATTCGATCATCACTGGGAGCAAACTAGGAAAACGGTAGAAGCCTTGTGTGCATATGGCGCTGATGTGAATGCCAGGGACGTTATATTGAGGACACCTCTACACAAGGCAGCAAAATCAGGGTCGGCTGAAATGGTCACGATCCTTATCAACAGAGGTGCTGAAGTAGATATGAAAGATTGTGATGGAGTGACACCGTTAATGTTAGCTGCAGAAGTTGGCACTGTAAAAGCGATGAAAGTTTTAATGAAACATG GTGCTGACGTATTTGCCACGTCACGAGACAACATGACGATGTTACACTACTGCGCAATGCATACACACACGATAATTGGTTACAAGAGTAAACTACCGACGTTTTCAATGTTAGTAACTGAGTTTCCAAAG CTTAATGTGAATGCGTGTGATGTAGTTTCCCGAACTCCTCTGCATATCGCTGCTCACTTCCGAGACCATTCGGCAGTAAGATACTTACTACGTCGTGGTGCAGATCCCAGCATACAAGCCTCCAATGGTAGAACTgctttatttgattttttagaTACAGTGTTTCACCGACTTTACAGAGTTCAAAATTCAGAGACACTTATCGCCTTCCTGGACGACATGGTCTCTCCCGGTCGTCTCATCGACAACAACGGACAAACACCGACTTGTTTTCATCGTGATAGTTATCACAATAATACGAAATTTACAGAAACGATCAAAGAAATTTTGATGCCGGAACATCGCACACCTCAACCTCTAGCGTTTTTATGTCGTGCCAAAATAAAAAGACAGCTAGGGATAAACAAACATCGGACTGGAGTATACGACCTACCGCTCCCCGAGTCTCTGAAAAAATATCTTATGTGTCCAACGGCAAATAGACTTGTTTGTGAAGTTTTAGAAATTTCGGTCCCAGAACTGAAAGCTAAGTATCCAGATTTATTTAAGGTTTAG